From a region of the Lactuca sativa cultivar Salinas chromosome 4, Lsat_Salinas_v11, whole genome shotgun sequence genome:
- the LOC111878517 gene encoding uncharacterized protein LOC111878517: protein MEKKINYSIPGCLYSNQFYFFICIGCLVFGCCSYETNAVPYDSFTISSFTYGRTVLRPYDWRYIRVDLPTWFSSMTLSLESDVNLDKKSIMIVDKNNLPMICAREGSPPLPDSYNTSLIGLELDPILNGSLAIEGLQFAEKCYPMQKKVMIRLTNEQISPGVWYFGLFNGIGSTRTQSKMINRGSGYSFTGNVSVEGCVSPSISGQFCNQTVDHLSCVDQKSTQGIITSCKNDFEGSCIDSNESKLYSLDLLGISEEIMISLKSNNSSNTTLMCYARHGAIPSSSTHDYSGNVNNAPLVIRSPKVGRWYFTILPLNFSNEDTKFCYSLEWKLLRCPINKAGLNCTWERYTLQTILRKNPSVPFESYYLPVSDKISSNSANFLLEPLLSNSSQGQSQSQSQHIAWTYFLVDIPSGAAGGSIHIRLNSDTKINHELYASYGGLPFEDKWDYFYANSSSNSNGSMFFKLYASDEKTISFYIVYVRGGTWSFGIKHLTSSSKSQSQSQTTMSISIERCPRRCSSHGTCQNVVEMSGLSLYSYCSCDRDHGGFDCSVEIVSHQGHIWQSISLIASNAAFVFPAYWALRQGAFAEWVLYTCSGISSGLYHACDVGTWCVLSYKVLQFMDFWLSFMAVVGTFVYVTDIDEGSKRTIHTVVAIVTALMAMNGPTSSSNIVLVIAIGATGLLVGLLIEFFTHYRRFPFSAELFLNMLHRWQMVKEWCRNLIKTILKRFQWFFVIAGFAALTMAAISWSLESTNSYWFWHSMWHVSIYVSSFFFLCSKVKAMNCANGEPENRTYELTRQDSLSGSQDLGENGRVR, encoded by the exons ATGGAAAAGAAAATCAATTATTCGATTCCGGGATGTCTTTATTCGAATCagttttactttttcatttgtaTCGGTTGTTTAGTTTTCGGTTGTTGTTCATATGAAACTAATGCTGTTCCCTATGACTCCTTTACTATCTCAAGCTTTACTTATGGTAGAACTGTGCTCAGACCTTACGATTGGCGTTATATCAGAG TTGATTTACCAACGTGGTTTTCTTCAATGACTCTATCTTTAGAGTCTGATGTAAACCTT GATAAAAAAAGCATTATGATAGTAGATAAAAATAATCTACCAATGATTTGTGCACGTGAAGGAAGTCCTCCTTTGCCTGATTCATATAATACTTCTTTAATTGGTTTAG AGTTGGACCCCATTTTAAATGGATCTTTGGCAATAGAAGGTCTTCAGTTTGCTGAGAAATGTTATCCAATGCAGAAAAAAGTTATGATAAGACTAACAAATGAGCAG ATTTCTCCTGGAGTATGGTATTTTGGTTTGTTTAATGGCATTGGATCCACAAGGACTCAATCAAAGATG ATAAATCGAGGTTCAGGGTATTCTTTTACTGGAAATGTGAGTGTTGAAGGTTGTGTGAGTCCATCAATCTCAGGGCAATTCTGCAATCAAACGGTTGACCATCTTTCATgtgttgaccaaaagtcaacacaAGGAATCATCACTTCTTGTAAAAACGATTTTGAGGGTTCTTgcattgattcaaatgaatcaAAACTCTACTCTTTGGACTTATTGGGAATTTCAGAAGAAATCATGATATCATTGAAAAGTAATAATAGTAGTAATACCACATTGATGTGCTATGCTCGACATGGTGCCATACCATCATCATCTACACATGATTATTCGGGTAATGTCAATAATGCCCCTTTGGTTATACGATCGCCAAAAGTTGGTCGATGGTATTTTACTATTCTACCCCTCAACTTCTCAAATGAAGACACAAAGTTTTGCTATTCATTGGAATGGAAATTGCTTCGGTGCCCTATAAATAAGGCTGGATTGAATTGTACATGGGAAAGATACACACTTCAG ACAATTCTTAGGAAGAATCCTTCTGTACCTTTCGAATCATATTATTTACCAGTGAGCGATAAAATCTCTTCGAATTCTGCTAATTTCCTTCTCGAGCCTCTCCTTAGCAACTCAtcacaaggtcaaagtcaaagtcaaagtcaacatattGCTTGGACTTATTTCCTAGTAGACATCCCTTCAGGAGCAGCTGGAGGAAGTATTCACATTCGATTGAATTCGGATACAAAAATAAATCATGAATTATATGCATCATATGGTGGACTACCATTTGAAGATAAATGGGATTATTTTTATGCGAATTCAAGTAgcaatagtaatggttctatgtTCTTTAAGTTGTATGCTTCGGATGAGAAGACAATTAGTTTTTATATCGTGTATGTTAGAGGAGGAACATGGAGTTTTGGTATAAAACATTTGACTTCTTCCtcaaaaagtcaaagtcaaagtcaaactaccATGTCTATTTCGATTGAAAGATGCCCGAGAAGATGCTCGTCTCATGGAACATGCCAAAATGTTGTGGAAATGAGTGGTTTGTCTCTATACAG CTATTGCTCATGTGATCGTGACCATGGAGGCTTTGATTGCAGTGTTGAAATTGTCTCACATCAAG GGCATATATGGCAATCAATTTCCCTAATTGCATCAAATGCTGCGTTTGTATTTCCGGCTTATTGGGCGCTTCGACAAGGG GCATTTGCCGAGTGGGTGTTATACACATGTAGTGGGATTTCTAGTGGATTATATCATGCATGTGATGTTGGCACTTGGTGTGTTTTATCTTACAAAGTCTTACAG TTCATGGACTTTTGGCTTTCGTTCATGGCTGTGGTAGGGACTTTTGTATATGTAACAGATATTGATGAAGGATCAAAGAGGACAATTCATACAGTTGTTGCCATTGTTACAGCTCTTATGGCTATGAATGGACCAACAAG TTCCTCCAACATTGTTCTTGTTATAGCCATTGGAGCAACGGGCCTTCTTGTTGGCCTTTTAATCGAGTTCTTTACACATTATAGGCGATTTCCATTTTCAGCAGAACTTTTCCTTAATATGCTTCATAG GTGGCAAATGGTCAAAGAATGGTGTAGAAATCTGATAAAGACGATTCTTAAACGCTTTCAGTGGTTCTTTGTGATTGCTGGATTTGCTGCATTGACAATGGCTGCCATAAGTTGGAGCTTGGAATCAACCAATAGTTATTGGTTTTGGCATAG CATGTGGCATGTATCAATATACgtatcttctttcttctttctatGCTCCAAAGTGAAGGCAATGAATTGTGCAAATGGAGAGCCTGAAAACAGGACCTATGAGTTGACTCGACAAGACTCGCTTTCGGGAAGTCAAGACCTAGGGGAAAATGGGCGAGTTAGATAG